A region from the Drosophila bipectinata strain 14024-0381.07 chromosome 3R, DbipHiC1v2, whole genome shotgun sequence genome encodes:
- the LOC108130462 gene encoding protein MEMO1 — MSARRATHAGSWYTDSGSELSRQLDRWLGAADLSHGPARAIIAPHAGYTYCGACGAFAYRQVSPVVVKRIFILGPSHHVRLRGCALSVAKKYRTPLYDLKIDTQINAELEKTGQFSWMDMKTDEDEHSIEMHLPYIAKVMEDYKDQFTIVPILVGSLNPEQEAQYGSLLSSYFMDPTNLFVISSDFCHWGQRFSYTYYDRSCGPIHKSIEKLDKQGMDIIESLSPQAFTEYLRKYSNTICGRHPIGVMLGAVKALQEQGYDKMSFKFLKYAQSSQCQDMEDSSVSYASGSLVFEI, encoded by the exons ATGTCGGCCAGAAGAGCAACTCACGCCGGCAGCTGGTACACGGACTCAG GCTCTGAGCTTTCCAGGCAGCTTGATCGTTGGCTTGGCGCTGCGGATCTCTCGCATGGACCAGCTCGAGCCATTATTGCCCC GCATGCTGGATACACCTACTGCGGTGCCTGCGGGGCATTTGCCTACCGTCAAGTTAGCCCTGTGGTCGT TAAACGAATCTTCATTCTGGGACCCTCTCACCATGTGCGCCTGCGTGGTTGTGCCTTGTCCGTGGCCAAGAAATACAGGACTCCCCTCTACGATCTCAAAATCGATACTCAAA TCAATGCTGAGCTGGAGAAGACCGGTCAGTTCTCCTGGATGGACATGAAAACGGACGAGGACGAGCACTCCATCGAGATGCATTTGCCTTACATCGCCAAAGTTATGGAAGA CTACAAGGATCAGTTCACCATTGTGCCTATCCTGGTGGGCTCTCTGAATCCGGAACAGGAGGCGCAGTACGGCAGCCTTCTCTCCTCGTACTTCATGGATCCCACCAACCTATTTGTGATATCCTCGGACTTTTGTCACTGGGGACAGCGGTTCAGCTACACTTACTACGACCGCTCCTGCGGACCCATTCACAAGTCCATCGAGAAGCTGGACAAGCAGGGCATGGACATCATTGAGTCGCTCAGCCCCCAGGCCTTTACCGAGTACTTGCGCAAGTACAGCAACACGATATGCGGCCGACATCCCATCGGTGTTATGCTGGGCGCGGTTAAGGCGTTGCAGGAGCAGGGCTACGACAAGATGAGCTTCAAGTTCCTGAAGTACGCCCAGAGTAGCCAGTGCCAGGACATGGAGGACTCCAGCGTCAGCTACGCCTCTGGCTCCCTTGTCTTTGAGATTTGA
- the LOC108130460 gene encoding micronuclear linker histone polyprotein — protein MEDDKEKKTDELLNRIRTELTAILEGGASGNPEKKVSDEMLLSPNPLPIFGPLKTNKTKKSPSKTTTENPSPTFGDKRSTAGSFKRSSAGSEKRSSAGSEKRSSAGSEKRSSAGCEKRSSAGSEKRSSAGEEASTDRLAGGDNQKDANAPSSSSTSSFNMASMSQYETLPKDPKFRSDFMESQAAKSIDDDLQKMQLELKKSYELFQGIGEKFESVNFTGLKNRIRDLHLNDSNNEMGKMTTMELQKMFDTRFQQNRLDKLTSDATEGFRRHPGEFGDIPELSTFFQACSQLERGLDTLRQQRQRNSELEKRMCWATEIAYDRMDEIRTAVGSDPEKNF, from the exons ATGGAAGATGATAAGGAAAAGAAAACCGATGAGCTACTGAATCGCATCCGAACGGAACTAACTGCGATCTTAGAGGGCGG aGCCTCTGGCAATCCAGAAAAAAAGGTCTCAGACGAGATGCTTTTGAGTCCCAACCCGCTGCCCATCTTTGGTCCTTTAAAGACGAATAAGACCAAGAAATCGCCATCCAAAACCACGACAGAAAATCCATCGCCTACGTTCGGTGATAAACGCTCCACGGCGGGAAGCTTCAAACGCTCTTCAGCAGGCAGTGAGAAGCGCTCCTCAGCCGGAAGTGAGAAACGCTCCTCAGCAGGGAGTGAGAAGCGCTCCTCAGCAGGCTGCGAGAAACGCTCTTCAGCAGGCAGTGAGAAGCGCTCCTCAGCCGGAGAGGAAGCTTCAACCGATCGTTTAGCTGGGGGCGATAACCAGAAGGATGCAAATGCCCCTTCAAGCTCCTCGACTTCTTCGTTCAATATGGCATCCATGAGCCAATACGAGACTCTTCCAAAAGATCCCAAGTTCCGATCCGATTTTATGGAATCTCAGGCCGCCAAGAGCATAGACGACGATCTGCAAAAAATGCAGCTGGAGCTGAAAAAGAGCTACGAGCTCTTCCAGGGAATTGGCGAGAAATTTGAGTCTGTGAACTTCACGGGATTGAAGAATCGCATCCGGGATTTACATTTGAACGATTCGAACAACGAGATGGGGAAGATGACCACCATGGAGCTGCAGAAGATGTTCGACACGCGTTTCCAACAGAATCGCCTGGACAAATTGACGTCGGACGCCACAGAGGGATTTCGCCGGCACCCGGGAGAGTTTGGCGACATTCCGGAGCTGAGCACCTTCTTCCAGGCTTGCTCACAGCTGGAACGGGGCTTGGATACACTGCGTCAGCAGCGGCAGCGCAACAGCGAACTGGAGAAGCGAATGTGCTGGGCCACGGAGATCGCCTACGATCGCATGGACGAGATCCGGACTGCCGTGGGCTCCGATCCGGAAAAGAACTTCTGA